From a single Chloracidobacterium thermophilum B genomic region:
- a CDS encoding GlcG/HbpS family heme-binding protein: MRCLRSLPHLILGLLITGIPLLSACGSRNISGSNAVLTPPPQTQALNKPLCPNPNERALSVSDVTQIITQAVTRAAALNLRATIAVTDREANVLAVFRMTGANPNTFISGGPLGGRPIPSELAAISKAGTCSFFATTGNAFTPRTASFIVQEHFPPGVSFTRGGPLFGVQFSSLLFSDINPRLPLGLSADAGGVPLYIGDSPVGGIGVELDGNYSLDPDPTDNDQSPEEIIAVAGSRGFEAPAGIRGNQILVDGVALRFVNAPPPVAEPLVNLATQGSFMVIPAFGTQATPRAGVPFLGPGSQFICGTLGGRPVRIFTPLANITPSAQLSVAEVERILSQAIQQAYATRAGIRLPLNNFAEVNVAVVDANGNLLGLRGTPDAPVFGVDVCVQKARSAAFMSNPNAGAILTAAGLGSYVSRAAADGIQLNGAIAFSCRGLGDIHRPFFPDGIDCTGSGPCVPNAPGPFSTGSRLFTSTNVWSPFNTGLQLDLIAGTLADILTNYSNPGSVPVIRRPPANIRNGLQIFAGGVPLYKNGVLVGAIGISGDGIDQDDIIASFGSAGFESPANIRSDQVFVRGVRLAFVKFPPNPNL, translated from the coding sequence ATGCGTTGCTTGCGTTCACTTCCACACCTGATTTTGGGGTTGCTCATTACAGGTATTCCACTGCTTTCGGCCTGCGGTTCACGGAACATCTCCGGCAGTAACGCTGTTCTGACCCCGCCTCCCCAAACTCAGGCGCTCAACAAGCCGTTGTGCCCAAACCCAAACGAACGCGCCCTGTCCGTCAGTGATGTCACCCAGATCATCACCCAGGCTGTCACCCGTGCTGCCGCCCTGAACCTGCGCGCCACCATTGCCGTGACTGACCGGGAAGCCAATGTCCTGGCGGTGTTCCGCATGACCGGTGCCAATCCCAACACGTTCATTTCGGGCGGTCCACTGGGTGGACGGCCGATCCCCAGCGAACTGGCGGCCATTTCCAAAGCCGGCACCTGCTCGTTCTTTGCTACAACCGGCAATGCGTTCACCCCACGGACGGCGAGCTTTATTGTCCAGGAGCACTTTCCGCCGGGAGTGTCCTTTACGCGGGGCGGGCCGCTGTTTGGCGTCCAGTTTTCGAGTCTGCTCTTCAGTGACATCAACCCCCGGCTGCCGCTGGGGCTGTCGGCCGATGCCGGCGGCGTGCCGCTTTACATCGGCGACTCACCGGTAGGCGGCATCGGAGTGGAACTTGACGGCAACTATAGCCTCGACCCTGACCCGACCGACAATGACCAGTCGCCGGAGGAAATCATCGCCGTCGCTGGCTCACGGGGTTTTGAAGCGCCAGCCGGTATCCGGGGCAATCAGATTCTGGTGGATGGTGTCGCCCTGCGGTTCGTCAATGCCCCACCGCCTGTCGCCGAACCACTGGTCAACCTCGCCACCCAGGGAAGTTTCATGGTCATTCCGGCCTTTGGCACTCAGGCCACTCCCAGAGCCGGCGTGCCGTTCCTGGGCCCCGGCAGCCAGTTTATCTGCGGCACACTCGGCGGGCGGCCGGTACGTATCTTTACGCCGCTGGCCAACATCACGCCCAGCGCCCAGCTTTCGGTGGCCGAAGTGGAGCGAATACTGTCCCAGGCCATCCAGCAGGCGTACGCCACCCGCGCCGGGATTCGCCTTCCCCTCAACAACTTTGCTGAAGTCAACGTGGCCGTCGTGGATGCCAACGGCAACCTGCTCGGACTGCGTGGGACCCCCGACGCCCCGGTTTTCGGCGTGGATGTCTGTGTGCAGAAGGCCCGCTCGGCTGCCTTTATGAGCAATCCCAATGCCGGTGCCATTCTCACCGCGGCCGGGCTGGGCAGCTACGTCAGTCGCGCCGCAGCCGATGGCATTCAGCTCAACGGCGCAATTGCCTTCAGTTGCCGGGGTCTGGGCGATATTCATCGTCCGTTTTTCCCGGATGGGATTGACTGCACCGGCTCCGGGCCATGTGTGCCCAATGCGCCGGGACCGTTCTCCACCGGAAGCCGGCTGTTTACCAGTACCAACGTGTGGAGTCCGTTCAATACGGGCCTCCAGCTTGATCTTATTGCCGGTACGCTGGCCGATATTCTTACCAATTATTCCAACCCCGGCAGCGTACCGGTCATCCGGCGCCCACCGGCAAATATCCGCAACGGACTTCAGATTTTTGCCGGTGGGGTGCCGCTCTACAAAAACGGCGTCCTGGTTGGGGCCATCGGTATCAGCGGCGATGGGATTGACCAGGATGACATCATTGCCTCGTTCGGCTCGGCCGGCTTTGAATCTCCGGCCAACATACGGAGTGACCAGGTGTTCGTCCGTGGCGTCCGCCTGGCGTTCGTCAAATTCCCGCCCAATCCCAATCTGTGA
- a CDS encoding EamA family transporter produces the protein MTASVSVVIALIAGIVVFGTVGDLILSRTMKQVGKDELRTWRDALRLAGRTLGAPGFYLGVACMAGAFASLLAALSVAPVSLVEPATALSFVLNTLGAQFLLKERVSPTRWIGTLLVTGGAYLLFF, from the coding sequence ATGACGGCCTCGGTCTCTGTTGTCATTGCCCTGATTGCCGGCATCGTCGTGTTCGGCACAGTGGGCGATCTCATCCTGAGCCGGACTATGAAGCAGGTCGGCAAGGACGAGCTTCGTACCTGGCGTGATGCCCTGCGGCTTGCCGGACGTACGCTCGGCGCACCGGGGTTTTACCTTGGTGTGGCCTGTATGGCCGGCGCGTTTGCTTCGCTTCTGGCGGCCCTTTCCGTTGCACCGGTGAGCCTGGTGGAGCCGGCAACGGCGCTGAGCTTTGTCCTCAATACCTTGGGCGCTCAGTTCCTTCTCAAGGAACGGGTCAGCCCTACCCGCTGGATCGGGACGCTGCTCGTCACCGGCGGCGCTTACCTGTTGTTTTTCTGA
- a CDS encoding EamA family transporter: MKLHPFVAASVIVNSLGNVLLTLAMKRLAPTLEAHLAAYDVGAVLLTLATDVTFLGGLALLIAFFILFLTLLSKLDLSYVLPVTSLGYVITALLGALLLGETVSALRWTGIVAIATGVYLVTRSAEADRQTSHLEAAS, encoded by the coding sequence ATGAAACTCCATCCTTTTGTGGCGGCTTCGGTCATCGTCAATTCGCTGGGCAATGTTCTGCTGACGCTGGCGATGAAGCGTCTGGCCCCAACCCTCGAAGCCCACCTGGCAGCCTATGACGTGGGTGCCGTGCTTCTGACCCTCGCCACCGACGTGACCTTTCTGGGCGGACTGGCTCTGCTCATCGCGTTCTTCATCCTGTTTTTGACGCTGCTCTCCAAGCTCGATCTGAGTTATGTCCTGCCGGTCACGTCGCTGGGCTACGTCATTACGGCGCTGCTGGGTGCGCTGCTGCTCGGAGAAACCGTCTCGGCGCTGCGCTGGACAGGCATTGTTGCCATTGCCACCGGGGTGTATCTGGTGACGCGCAGCGCCGAAGCCGACCGGCAGACATCACATCTGGAGGCAGCGTCATGA
- the hpnI gene encoding bacteriohopanetetrol glucosamine biosynthesis glycosyltransferase HpnI codes for MHAAPWLFAGLALLVVASSAYQFVVLLGTLWFRRLRFREQRSLTSFTPPVSVLKPIRGADDDLEACLETFFRQDYPHYEIVFALHDPEDAAVAVIERLRQTYPGVRTTCVFQPPPLGINPKVANLAHAFNAAQYETVVLSDADIRVPPNYLRTVVRPLQHPQVGVVTCPYRGTANGGLTAHLECLGISTDFIAGVLAACLTEGMSFALGATIATRKAVIADFGGLSRLADHLGDDYLLGHLAHRAGYEVCLSSCVVETVVPRMTWRDFLSHQLRWARTIRTARPGGYTGMFITHTFWLGALLVAAFPAVPLAWHLFLVALTLRFLAAWQMANILGDRETIRRLGWLPLRDLLQMAIWMGGFGGRTVTWRGQMYRLTGDGRLLPYPLPERH; via the coding sequence ATGCATGCCGCTCCCTGGTTGTTTGCCGGTCTGGCGTTACTCGTGGTGGCATCGAGCGCTTACCAGTTCGTCGTTCTGCTGGGCACGCTCTGGTTCCGGCGTCTCCGCTTCCGGGAACAGCGCAGCCTCACCAGCTTCACCCCTCCGGTCAGCGTCCTCAAGCCCATCCGTGGCGCCGATGACGACCTCGAAGCCTGCCTGGAAACCTTTTTCCGCCAGGATTACCCGCACTATGAGATTGTCTTTGCCCTCCACGACCCGGAAGACGCCGCTGTTGCCGTCATCGAGCGCCTGCGCCAAACCTATCCTGGTGTGCGTACCACCTGCGTTTTTCAGCCGCCGCCGCTGGGCATCAACCCCAAAGTCGCCAACCTGGCCCATGCCTTCAATGCAGCACAGTACGAAACCGTCGTGCTGAGCGACGCCGACATTCGTGTTCCGCCCAACTACCTGCGCACCGTCGTCCGCCCGTTGCAACATCCACAGGTGGGGGTCGTGACCTGTCCCTACCGGGGAACGGCAAACGGCGGACTGACCGCCCATCTTGAATGTCTGGGCATCAGCACGGACTTCATAGCCGGGGTGCTGGCAGCCTGCCTGACTGAAGGGATGAGCTTTGCCCTTGGCGCCACGATTGCCACCCGCAAGGCGGTCATCGCGGATTTTGGCGGGCTGTCCCGCCTGGCCGACCATCTGGGCGATGACTACCTGCTCGGACATCTCGCCCACCGGGCTGGCTACGAAGTGTGTCTGTCTTCCTGTGTCGTGGAAACGGTTGTGCCACGCATGACCTGGCGCGACTTTCTCAGTCATCAACTGCGCTGGGCACGCACCATTCGGACGGCCCGCCCCGGCGGTTACACCGGAATGTTCATTACGCATACCTTCTGGCTAGGGGCGCTGCTCGTCGCGGCATTCCCCGCCGTCCCGCTTGCCTGGCACCTCTTTCTGGTTGCCCTGACCCTGCGGTTTCTGGCGGCGTGGCAGATGGCAAACATTCTGGGAGACCGCGAGACAATCCGCCGCCTTGGCTGGCTTCCGCTGCGGGACCTTCTCCAGATGGCCATCTGGATGGGCGGCTTTGGCGGGCGAACCGTCACCTGGCGCGGGCAGATGTACCGTCTGACTGGCGACGGACGGCTGCTTCCCTATCCCCTGCCGGAGCGTCACTAG
- the hpnK gene encoding hopanoid biosynthesis-associated protein HpnK has product MPGTLRAMSIKLIINADDFGVSSTVNQAVVKAHDEGILTSCSLMVGGDACDEAVALAKARPRLSVGLHLTLVCGKSVLPPTEIPHLVDGQRQFASNPVVAGVRYFFDPRCRAELRREIRAQFERFLATGLPCSHVDGHLHFHLHPAVFPVVAACAAAFGIRFVRLPRERLWRNLAIRRQGWPVKVGHRLVFGWLSALAIRHLRRHHLRAVDEVHGLYETGRFTEDYWLALLDRLSAAPQEVYCHPEVASPMLPAHNAQGPDELAALLSPQVKARLRQRHIQPVTYADLS; this is encoded by the coding sequence GTGCCGGGCACTTTGCGGGCGATGTCCATCAAGCTCATCATCAATGCCGACGACTTCGGGGTTTCCTCCACGGTCAACCAGGCCGTGGTCAAGGCCCATGACGAAGGCATCCTGACGAGTTGCAGTCTCATGGTCGGGGGCGATGCCTGCGACGAGGCCGTGGCGCTGGCCAAAGCCCGTCCCCGCCTGAGCGTCGGACTGCACCTGACGCTGGTGTGCGGCAAATCCGTCCTGCCCCCCACGGAAATTCCACACCTCGTTGACGGCCAGCGGCAGTTTGCTTCCAATCCGGTCGTTGCCGGAGTACGGTACTTTTTCGATCCACGCTGCCGGGCGGAGTTGCGCCGGGAAATCCGCGCCCAATTCGAGCGTTTTCTGGCCACGGGGTTGCCCTGCTCCCATGTGGACGGCCACCTGCACTTTCACCTGCATCCGGCGGTTTTTCCCGTTGTTGCCGCCTGTGCGGCCGCGTTTGGCATCCGGTTTGTCCGCCTGCCACGGGAGCGGCTCTGGCGCAACCTGGCCATCCGGCGGCAGGGGTGGCCCGTCAAGGTCGGACACCGGCTGGTGTTTGGCTGGCTTTCCGCGCTGGCCATCAGACACCTGCGGCGGCACCACCTGCGTGCTGTGGACGAAGTTCACGGACTCTACGAGACCGGGCGCTTCACGGAAGACTACTGGCTGGCGCTGCTCGACCGCCTGAGCGCCGCCCCCCAGGAAGTGTATTGCCACCCGGAGGTCGCATCGCCTATGTTGCCGGCACACAACGCCCAGGGTCCCGACGAACTGGCGGCGCTGTTGAGTCCGCAGGTCAAAGCCCGCCTCCGGCAACGGCACATCCAGCCTGTGACCTACGCAGACTTGTCATGA
- the hpnJ gene encoding hopanoid biosynthesis associated radical SAM protein HpnJ: MPMKTLLLNPPSFEGFDGGASSRWPATREIASYWYPVWLAYPAGMIPGARLLDAPPHGISLQETLKIAQDYEFIVLFTSAPGLHNDLKLARMFKEQNPHVKIAFVGPHVTVRAEETLRLADGAIDFVTRKEFDYSVTEFAMGKPLADIEGIAYLDANGRFICTPDRPPIHDLDALPWATEVYARDLDYTKYNVPFLLHPYVAFYSTRGCPALCTFCMWPQTISGHPWRKRSAQDVANEFAHAWELFPKLKEIFFDDDTFSYQPSRTIEVCEKLKPLKKTWSCTARVTTTYDALKAMKEAGCRLLIVGFESGDDQILKNIKKGATTDMARQFMKHCKKLGLVVHGDFILGLPGETPQTIEKTIRFAKELDCETIQVSIAHAYPGTELYDYLVEQGWLTEGAMTDEEGHQLPHIEYPGLTKGQIMKAVEDFYDGYYFRPRIIARIVGKAIFDGQERKRLYREARDFLRLRSKRQAYYRSQVETAGTHKGV; the protein is encoded by the coding sequence ATGCCGATGAAAACCTTGCTGCTCAATCCACCTTCCTTCGAAGGCTTTGATGGCGGAGCCAGTTCGCGCTGGCCGGCGACGCGCGAAATTGCGTCCTACTGGTATCCGGTGTGGCTGGCCTACCCGGCCGGCATGATTCCCGGCGCGCGGCTGCTCGATGCCCCACCTCATGGCATCAGCCTCCAGGAAACCCTGAAGATTGCTCAGGATTACGAATTCATCGTGCTGTTTACGAGCGCACCCGGACTGCATAACGACCTCAAACTGGCGCGGATGTTCAAGGAGCAGAACCCGCACGTCAAGATTGCTTTCGTCGGCCCACACGTGACCGTCCGGGCGGAAGAGACGCTGCGGCTGGCCGACGGGGCGATTGATTTCGTCACCCGCAAGGAATTTGACTACAGCGTGACGGAGTTTGCCATGGGCAAGCCGCTTGCCGACATTGAAGGCATTGCCTACCTTGACGCCAACGGACGCTTTATCTGCACCCCCGACCGGCCGCCCATCCACGACCTCGACGCCCTGCCCTGGGCAACCGAAGTCTATGCCCGCGACCTGGATTACACAAAATACAACGTGCCGTTTCTGCTGCACCCCTACGTGGCGTTTTACTCCACCCGTGGCTGCCCGGCCCTCTGTACCTTCTGCATGTGGCCGCAGACGATTTCCGGGCACCCCTGGCGCAAGCGGTCAGCCCAAGACGTAGCGAATGAATTTGCCCACGCCTGGGAACTGTTCCCCAAACTGAAGGAAATCTTCTTCGACGACGACACATTTTCCTACCAGCCTTCACGTACCATTGAAGTCTGCGAAAAACTCAAGCCGCTCAAAAAAACCTGGTCCTGCACGGCGCGCGTCACCACAACCTACGACGCCCTGAAAGCGATGAAGGAAGCCGGTTGCCGCCTGCTGATTGTCGGGTTTGAGTCCGGCGACGACCAAATCCTGAAAAACATCAAGAAAGGCGCAACGACCGACATGGCGCGGCAGTTTATGAAGCACTGCAAAAAGCTCGGTCTGGTCGTTCACGGCGATTTCATCCTGGGTCTGCCCGGCGAGACGCCCCAGACCATCGAGAAAACCATCCGCTTCGCCAAGGAACTCGACTGCGAGACCATCCAGGTTTCGATTGCCCACGCCTACCCGGGGACGGAACTCTACGACTATCTCGTGGAGCAGGGCTGGCTGACGGAAGGGGCGATGACGGACGAAGAAGGCCATCAGCTTCCGCACATCGAATATCCCGGACTGACCAAGGGCCAGATTATGAAGGCCGTCGAAGACTTCTATGACGGCTACTACTTCCGGCCCAGAATCATCGCCCGGATTGTCGGGAAAGCCATCTTTGACGGGCAGGAACGGAAACGCCTCTACAGGGAAGCGCGTGATTTTCTGCGGCTGCGCTCCAAGCGGCAGGCGTATTACCGCAGCCAGGTGGAAACGGCCGGGACTCACAAGGGGGTGTAG